One window of Fodinicurvata sediminis DSM 21159 genomic DNA carries:
- a CDS encoding CAP domain-containing protein, translating into MQSEGYAARLWAENLAAGQATPPQVLQAWDQSPDHRRNLRLEQATQIGLSILAHDNSAIPSPLWTVVLGHPR; encoded by the coding sequence CTGCAATCCGAAGGCTACGCAGCACGCCTTTGGGCTGAAAACCTGGCAGCGGGGCAAGCGACACCCCCTCAAGTCCTGCAAGCCTGGGATCAAAGCCCCGATCACCGCAGGAATCTTCGCCTGGAGCAGGCAACGCAGATCGGTCTTTCAATTCTCGCCCACGACAACAGCGCTATACCGAGCCCCCTGTGGACCGTTGTCCTTGGCCACCCGAGATAA
- a CDS encoding Rieske (2Fe-2S) protein has protein sequence MTWHKVASSHDVEDGKAIEVKVGEMPIALYNLDGEFYATHNICTHAYACLHEGYVDGETIECPLHQAVFDIRTGEALEGPVEEPVATYDVKREGDDIYIEVPEE, from the coding sequence ATGACCTGGCATAAGGTTGCGTCCAGTCACGATGTAGAGGACGGCAAGGCGATCGAGGTAAAGGTGGGAGAAATGCCCATCGCACTCTACAACCTCGATGGTGAATTCTACGCAACGCACAACATCTGCACACACGCCTATGCCTGCCTGCATGAAGGCTATGTCGATGGTGAAACCATCGAATGTCCGCTACATCAGGCAGTGTTTGATATCCGCACAGGCGAAGCTCTGGAAGGCCCGGTGGAGGAGCCTGTCGCAACCTATGACGTCAAGCGTGAAGGTGACGACATCTATATTGAAGTTCCTGAAGAATAA
- a CDS encoding MlaC/ttg2D family ABC transporter substrate-binding protein, with protein sequence MKSVTRYFSVVFLLLGLCAPAAAQDNAEQFIKDFGTKALEELTDQSISSDEREKRFRSLLQEGFDLRSISQFIIARHWRSASDEERKEFIQVFEDYLIQRFLPLFEKYQGETFHTNGSRTDAQNESLSWVRVNFDRQQGDTVNTEWRVRNQDGTFSILDVRAEGASMALTLRDEYGSVMNQRGGLSGLIEALKQKLDQGAFRPD encoded by the coding sequence ATGAAATCAGTGACCAGATATTTTTCCGTCGTATTCTTGCTTCTGGGCCTTTGTGCTCCGGCGGCCGCACAGGATAATGCTGAGCAGTTCATAAAGGACTTCGGCACAAAAGCCCTGGAAGAACTGACGGATCAATCCATCTCCTCGGACGAGCGGGAAAAGAGGTTCCGCAGCTTGCTACAGGAAGGTTTTGATCTGCGCTCCATTAGCCAGTTCATCATCGCCCGCCACTGGCGCAGTGCCAGCGATGAGGAGCGAAAGGAATTCATCCAGGTTTTCGAGGATTATCTGATCCAGCGTTTCCTTCCCCTTTTTGAGAAATATCAGGGGGAAACCTTTCATACCAACGGCAGCCGTACGGATGCCCAGAACGAGAGCCTTTCCTGGGTCAGGGTCAACTTTGATCGGCAACAAGGCGATACGGTGAACACTGAGTGGCGTGTCCGCAACCAGGATGGCACATTCAGCATTCTTGACGTTCGTGCCGAGGGGGCCAGTATGGCGCTCACCCTGCGCGACGAGTATGGGTCAGTGATGAATCAGCGCGGCGGGCTTTCCGGCCTGATCGAGGCCCTGAAACAGAAGCTCGACCAGGGTGCTTTTCGACCCGACTGA
- a CDS encoding MlaA family lipoprotein gives MDLLSPGSVQYAQNSDDDGYLSDEDASAIYGTDTQVISDDPLELLNRFVFAFNEALDVILIRPIAVTYRDLFPDPVKDSVRNFLRNLSTPVVLANDFLQGNPDRASDTAARFFINTAFGLGFFDPASELGHPYHDEDFGQTMASYGVGEGAYLVLPVLGPSSLRDTGGRVVDMFFDPLTYLLNGDEARKVSIARSGLRGIDFRARNIENFDEIAEDSVDPYARFRSLWRQNRQYQIENRDNQIEGID, from the coding sequence ATGGACCTTCTTTCTCCCGGCTCTGTCCAGTATGCACAGAACAGCGACGATGACGGATATCTGAGTGACGAGGACGCATCTGCAATTTACGGTACAGATACCCAGGTCATCAGTGACGACCCCCTGGAACTCCTCAATCGCTTCGTATTTGCCTTCAACGAGGCCCTGGACGTGATCCTGATCCGCCCCATAGCGGTAACCTACCGGGACCTCTTCCCGGATCCGGTCAAGGATTCGGTTCGCAATTTCCTGAGAAATCTCAGCACGCCGGTTGTGCTGGCAAACGACTTCCTACAGGGCAACCCGGATCGCGCCAGCGACACGGCCGCTCGATTCTTCATCAACACTGCATTCGGACTTGGTTTCTTCGACCCGGCAAGCGAGCTCGGTCACCCCTATCATGACGAGGATTTCGGGCAGACCATGGCAAGCTATGGCGTCGGAGAAGGCGCATACCTTGTTCTTCCGGTCCTTGGACCGTCTTCCCTGCGTGACACCGGTGGGCGTGTCGTGGACATGTTCTTTGATCCGCTGACCTATCTACTGAACGGAGATGAAGCAAGAAAAGTCAGCATTGCGCGCAGTGGGTTGCGCGGTATTGATTTCAGGGCGCGCAATATCGAGAACTTCGATGAAATCGCCGAGGATTCCGTTGACCCATACGCACGTTTCCGTTCGCTCTGGCGACAGAACAGGCAATATCAGATCGAGAACCGAGACAATCAGATCGAAGGTATCGATTGA
- a CDS encoding pentapeptide repeat-containing protein, with protein MRIPFLAALALMLSLANPSLSQAGCSDPPVEGADWQRCSFDGLDYSGVNMPDSRLREASFFRADFSEADLSGIDGYKVKFVSANLQAVNLTDADLVNADFTNADLKGASLSGANLRDARFYRANLRNADLSGATLDNTDFSFADLSGATWTDGEYVCREGSVGRCN; from the coding sequence ATGCGAATTCCGTTCCTGGCAGCGCTGGCATTGATGTTATCTCTGGCAAATCCCTCTCTAAGCCAAGCCGGTTGCAGCGATCCGCCTGTCGAGGGGGCGGATTGGCAGAGATGCTCGTTTGACGGGCTCGACTATTCCGGTGTGAACATGCCGGACTCCCGATTGCGAGAGGCCAGCTTCTTTCGTGCCGATTTTTCTGAAGCCGACCTGTCGGGTATAGATGGCTACAAGGTGAAATTTGTCAGTGCGAATCTGCAGGCTGTGAATCTGACAGATGCTGATCTGGTGAATGCCGATTTCACGAATGCGGATTTGAAAGGGGCAAGTCTTTCAGGGGCCAATTTGCGGGATGCCCGCTTCTACAGAGCCAATCTGCGGAATGCGGACCTCAGTGGCGCCACCTTGGACAATACAGACTTTTCCTTTGCCGATCTGTCGGGTGCGACCTGGACCGATGGTGAGTATGTATGCCGGGAAGGGTCCGTTGGCCGCTGCAATTGA
- a CDS encoding superoxide dismutase family protein: protein MKKQFPSLLLSGMGLLVTSIAVAEESSTATAIFLNVNGTEIGNATAEETPSGILLDLSVDGLPEATWVAVHIHENGECDPAGVFDSAGGHFNPDNRSHGYYSPDGPHAGDLPNQQVQPDGKLRAEIFNHLVTLDDTDNGIRGRALVIHADADDYESQPSGDAGRRIACAVIE from the coding sequence ATGAAGAAACAATTCCCGAGTCTTCTTCTTTCCGGCATGGGGCTTTTGGTCACCTCAATTGCAGTGGCAGAAGAATCGTCTACCGCAACCGCAATCTTCTTGAATGTGAACGGCACCGAAATCGGAAACGCCACGGCCGAGGAGACCCCTTCGGGCATATTGCTTGATCTCAGCGTTGACGGGCTGCCTGAAGCGACTTGGGTCGCAGTCCATATTCATGAGAACGGAGAGTGCGACCCGGCCGGTGTCTTTGACTCAGCTGGCGGTCACTTCAATCCCGACAATCGTTCTCACGGCTATTATTCCCCTGATGGCCCCCATGCCGGCGACTTGCCCAATCAACAGGTTCAGCCCGATGGAAAACTTCGTGCCGAGATCTTCAACCATCTCGTTACTCTTGATGACACGGACAACGGTATACGAGGTCGTGCCTTGGTCATTCACGCTGATGCCGATGATTACGAGAGCCAACCTTCGGGCGACGCGGGCCGTCGCATTGCCTGTGCCGTGATCGAATAG
- a CDS encoding GNAT family N-acetyltransferase has product MISIRPACKEDCAQILQLIKELAAFEGLSDQVHASEEDLLRDGFGPSPRFECLFAEDDHEVAESPPTALGFALFFHSYSTFAGRPGLYLEDIYVRESARGLGVGRQLLTRLAIIARQRGCPRLDLSVLHWNPARSFYEKLGFRHQSDWLPYRLEGDSLQELATTSRETS; this is encoded by the coding sequence TTGATCAGCATACGACCTGCTTGCAAGGAGGACTGTGCCCAGATCCTGCAGCTGATAAAGGAACTGGCTGCTTTTGAAGGACTTTCGGATCAGGTGCACGCAAGTGAAGAAGACTTGCTACGAGATGGCTTCGGCCCCTCCCCCCGTTTCGAATGCCTTTTTGCCGAAGACGACCATGAAGTCGCCGAATCACCGCCAACTGCATTGGGCTTCGCCCTGTTCTTTCACAGCTACTCGACCTTCGCCGGGCGCCCTGGATTGTATCTCGAGGACATCTATGTTCGCGAAAGTGCGCGTGGCCTTGGGGTGGGCAGACAATTACTCACCCGGCTGGCCATCATCGCTCGACAGAGAGGCTGCCCGCGCCTCGACCTCTCGGTCCTTCATTGGAATCCTGCCCGCAGTTTCTATGAAAAACTGGGATTCCGTCACCAGTCCGACTGGTTGCCTTATCGTCTCGAGGGGGACAGCCTACAGGAACTGGCTACTACCTCCCGGGAAACGTCCTGA
- a CDS encoding GNAT family N-acetyltransferase: MTSAFDPTARTEIQLAGPQDADDLSELIRELAASEGKTALEHLNPDRVESWLRQTPPPFGALLAGPYGARLGYIAFYKVFSLFLGGPVLLVENLYVRPSARGLGLGRLLLRQASSRAVEQGIARVELNVRSDNPETVAFYQRCGFQHPGEDVYRIEGPALMNFTKMESGS, from the coding sequence ATGACTAGCGCATTCGACCCGACAGCCCGAACAGAGATCCAGTTGGCAGGCCCACAGGATGCAGACGATCTTTCCGAACTGATCCGGGAACTGGCCGCCAGTGAAGGAAAAACGGCATTGGAGCACCTGAATCCTGACAGGGTTGAAAGCTGGCTGAGGCAGACGCCGCCGCCCTTCGGTGCTCTCCTTGCAGGACCATATGGAGCAAGGCTTGGTTATATCGCCTTCTACAAGGTCTTCTCGCTTTTCCTGGGTGGCCCCGTGCTATTGGTGGAAAACCTTTACGTAAGGCCCTCGGCGCGTGGACTGGGCCTTGGGCGCTTGCTGCTTAGGCAGGCCAGTAGTAGGGCCGTCGAGCAAGGCATTGCTCGCGTGGAACTGAACGTCCGCAGTGACAATCCGGAAACCGTAGCCTTTTATCAGCGCTGCGGATTCCAGCACCCTGGCGAAGATGTTTATCGGATCGAGGGCCCAGCCCTGATGAACTTCACCAAAATGGAGAGTGGCTCTTGA
- a CDS encoding succinylglutamate desuccinylase/aspartoacylase family protein, with amino-acid sequence MSHSIERQILKGSPPGTEHQLLIHRFGPSDAKRKAYIQASLHADETPAMLVAQHLLTLLHAASSANRIQGQITLVPYANPIGLSQFINGVHLGRHDLGEGGNFNRSWPDLFELALEELSGKLGHDIEQNRDTIRKAMRSALASMEPRSESGHLKQLLALEACDADLVLDLHCDDDALMHLYLTPHHWPEGQGLAADLACAAVLLAEDSGGGSFDEAFSTPWPRLAEVFPDVPIPRDGCFSATIELRGQADVDDHLAAKDAQAIFRELQRSGLVEGQAEDIPALQCEATALEACEILRAPATGIVVYQAELGQQVTSDTVIAELVDPEAEDDTTNRQSIRAGTSGLLLCRRLRKYVQAGESIAKIAGRDPLPERKGLLLDD; translated from the coding sequence ATGTCACATAGCATTGAACGCCAGATCCTTAAAGGCAGTCCACCAGGCACAGAGCATCAGCTGCTGATTCACCGCTTCGGGCCTTCCGACGCGAAGAGGAAAGCCTACATACAGGCCTCCTTACACGCAGATGAAACGCCTGCAATGCTCGTGGCACAACATCTACTGACCTTGCTGCACGCTGCGTCATCGGCAAATCGGATCCAGGGGCAGATCACGCTTGTCCCTTACGCAAACCCGATAGGACTCTCCCAATTCATCAACGGCGTGCACTTGGGCCGTCATGATCTGGGAGAAGGCGGCAACTTCAATCGATCCTGGCCGGATCTTTTCGAGCTGGCCCTGGAGGAACTGAGCGGCAAGCTAGGTCACGATATAGAGCAGAACAGGGATACCATCCGGAAGGCCATGAGGTCGGCCCTCGCCAGCATGGAACCAAGAAGCGAGAGCGGACATCTCAAGCAGCTTCTGGCGCTGGAGGCCTGTGATGCCGATCTTGTCCTGGATCTGCACTGCGATGACGATGCACTGATGCACCTCTACCTCACCCCTCATCATTGGCCGGAGGGCCAGGGTCTGGCAGCGGACCTGGCCTGTGCAGCAGTTCTGCTGGCCGAGGACTCCGGAGGCGGATCGTTTGACGAAGCTTTCTCCACGCCCTGGCCGCGACTGGCCGAGGTCTTTCCTGACGTGCCGATCCCGAGAGATGGCTGTTTTTCCGCAACTATCGAACTGCGTGGCCAGGCAGACGTCGACGACCACCTTGCTGCAAAAGACGCCCAGGCCATATTCAGGGAATTGCAAAGATCGGGACTGGTGGAAGGCCAAGCGGAAGACATACCAGCCTTGCAATGCGAGGCAACCGCGTTGGAGGCCTGTGAAATTCTCAGGGCACCTGCCACGGGTATCGTGGTCTATCAGGCTGAACTGGGTCAGCAGGTAACCTCCGATACCGTCATAGCAGAGTTGGTTGATCCTGAAGCTGAAGACGATACGACAAATAGGCAATCCATCCGGGCCGGAACCTCCGGGCTGCTGTTGTGCCGGCGCCTTAGAAAATATGTTCAAGCTGGTGAAAGCATTGCCAAGATTGCCGGACGAGATCCATTGCCCGAACGTAAAGGCTTACTGCTTGATGACTAG
- a CDS encoding ATP-dependent helicase — MSISSPPSTSAQNDRDALPAAVAEGLNDAQRNAVEQLDGPVLMLAGAGTGKTRALTTRLAHLLYSGKAAPGQILSVTFTNKAAREMKERVAGLLGRPSVEGWWLGTFHALAARILRHEAEAVGLKSNFTILDSDDQLRLLKQVMQAENIDEKAWPPRALMSIIERWKDKALTPDRVSVEDSSEFAGGRAPTLYALYQRRLRELNACDFGDLLLHCVHLFQTNEEVLRRYQDQFKYILVDEYQDTNIAQYLWLRLLAQKHKNICCVGDDDQSIYGWRGAEVGNILRFEQDFPGAHVIRLERNYRSTPHILGAASGLISHNSGRLGKTLWTDGDQGEPIRVRGLWDGEAEARFVGDEIEALQTKGHALSEIAILVRTGAQTREFEERFVTLGLPYRVVGGPRFYERMEVRDALAYLRLLTSTDNDLAFERICNKPKRGLGDAALKTLHETARAGGLSLFGAARRLTETDELRPQARRALKSFIGLCDKWREDMLQMPHPELAETVLEESGYTDMWRQDKSIEAPGRLENLKELIDALAEFETLAGFLEHVSLVMENLEDSSQDQVSVMTLHAAKGLEFETVFLPGWEEGLFPNQRALDEQALKGLEEERRLAYVGLTRAKVRAIVSFAANRRLYGSWAAAIPSRFIDELPEEHKVQESDQGLYGASAQAWGGGRFGGFDDWGQTRVSPGMMRARERSSDKVIDVQAQPVQKQTSDTSGFAPKARVFHRKFGYGTVDVVDGDRLTIRFDHAGEKKVMSSFVVPAEEAD; from the coding sequence ATGTCAATCTCGTCGCCTCCATCCACCTCCGCGCAGAATGACAGGGATGCTCTGCCTGCCGCCGTTGCCGAAGGCCTGAACGATGCCCAGCGGAATGCCGTGGAACAGCTGGACGGCCCGGTGCTCATGCTGGCCGGTGCCGGTACGGGAAAGACGCGTGCCTTGACCACACGCTTGGCGCACCTGCTTTACAGTGGGAAGGCAGCGCCGGGACAGATCCTTTCGGTCACCTTCACGAACAAGGCGGCGCGCGAAATGAAGGAGCGCGTGGCCGGGCTGCTAGGGCGCCCCTCTGTTGAAGGCTGGTGGTTAGGAACTTTTCATGCCCTGGCCGCACGGATCCTGCGTCATGAAGCCGAAGCCGTTGGGCTGAAATCAAATTTCACCATTCTCGACAGCGATGACCAGCTGCGTTTGTTGAAACAGGTCATGCAGGCCGAGAACATCGACGAGAAGGCTTGGCCTCCACGCGCCTTGATGTCGATCATCGAACGATGGAAGGACAAGGCACTCACACCGGACCGCGTTTCGGTAGAAGACAGCTCGGAATTTGCGGGCGGGCGCGCACCAACTCTCTATGCGCTCTATCAACGCAGGCTGAGAGAACTGAATGCCTGTGATTTTGGCGACCTGCTGTTGCACTGTGTTCACCTGTTTCAGACGAATGAGGAGGTCCTGCGACGCTATCAGGACCAGTTCAAGTACATCCTGGTGGATGAATACCAGGATACCAACATTGCCCAGTATCTCTGGCTGCGCCTGCTGGCGCAGAAACACAAGAATATCTGCTGTGTCGGCGACGATGACCAGTCGATCTATGGATGGCGGGGGGCGGAAGTGGGAAATATCCTGCGGTTTGAGCAGGATTTCCCTGGAGCTCATGTCATTCGCCTCGAGCGCAACTATCGCTCCACCCCCCACATCCTGGGTGCGGCCTCCGGCCTGATTTCCCACAATTCGGGTCGTCTGGGGAAAACGCTTTGGACGGATGGTGACCAGGGCGAGCCCATCCGTGTGCGCGGACTTTGGGATGGAGAGGCCGAAGCCCGTTTTGTGGGCGATGAAATCGAGGCACTGCAGACCAAAGGGCATGCTTTGTCGGAAATTGCCATCCTGGTCCGCACGGGTGCACAGACTCGCGAGTTCGAAGAACGCTTCGTAACCCTTGGACTGCCGTACCGCGTCGTCGGTGGTCCGCGTTTCTATGAGCGCATGGAAGTTCGCGACGCCCTGGCGTATCTGCGGTTGCTGACATCCACGGACAATGACCTGGCGTTCGAGCGCATCTGCAACAAGCCGAAACGTGGGCTGGGGGATGCGGCACTGAAGACCCTTCACGAAACGGCGCGGGCTGGCGGTTTGTCATTGTTTGGGGCCGCCCGCCGCCTGACGGAAACCGATGAATTGCGTCCCCAGGCACGGCGTGCGCTCAAGAGCTTTATCGGGCTTTGTGACAAATGGCGTGAAGACATGCTGCAGATGCCGCATCCGGAGCTGGCGGAAACGGTGCTGGAAGAGTCCGGCTACACCGACATGTGGCGTCAGGACAAGTCGATTGAGGCGCCAGGGCGGCTGGAGAACCTGAAGGAGCTTATCGACGCGTTGGCTGAGTTCGAGACCCTGGCCGGGTTTCTGGAGCATGTCAGCCTGGTCATGGAGAATCTTGAGGACAGCAGCCAGGACCAGGTGTCCGTCATGACCTTGCACGCTGCCAAGGGTCTGGAGTTCGAGACCGTTTTCTTGCCCGGTTGGGAGGAGGGGCTGTTCCCCAACCAACGGGCGCTCGACGAGCAGGCCTTGAAAGGGCTGGAGGAGGAACGACGCCTTGCCTATGTGGGCCTGACGCGCGCCAAGGTTCGTGCGATCGTCAGTTTTGCTGCCAACCGTCGTCTCTACGGCTCCTGGGCAGCAGCCATTCCCTCCCGCTTCATCGATGAGCTTCCCGAGGAGCATAAGGTCCAGGAAAGCGACCAGGGTCTCTATGGGGCTTCCGCACAGGCCTGGGGTGGGGGACGCTTCGGTGGTTTTGACGATTGGGGACAGACAAGGGTATCACCGGGCATGATGCGCGCCCGTGAGCGCTCATCCGACAAGGTCATAGATGTCCAAGCTCAGCCGGTGCAGAAACAGACCTCCGACACATCGGGTTTTGCGCCAAAGGCGCGTGTTTTCCACCGCAAGTTCGGTTATGGAACCGTGGATGTGGTGGATGGTGATCGCCTGACCATTCGCTTCGATCATGCCGGGGAGAAAAAGGTCATGTCCTCCTTTGTCGTACCGGCAGAGGAAGCAGACTGA
- a CDS encoding 50S ribosomal protein L11 methyltransferase, with protein MNQPIYCLTFAVPSQTVPVFEDALEGLGAAIAVGGPDRKGDTPLQVYLGEDHGETELFGRLVAAALGCEIDVPDYRYELMPETDWVAESQAALPPLQAGRFFVHGSHVQERPAAGAIPLLVEANIAFGTGRHETTRGCLLALCDLAKRGRKTRVLDLGCGSGILAMGAAHLWPKARILATDNDPGSVRVARENAGLNRLSSRVRSYFSQGYAHPAIKREGPYDLIVANILAAPLCRMATDTARHAKPGGHVILSGLLWHQERWVRQRHRAAGLVLEARYKLGDWTTLLLRAR; from the coding sequence ATGAACCAGCCAATCTATTGCCTGACCTTTGCGGTGCCGTCACAGACTGTACCTGTTTTTGAAGATGCACTGGAAGGACTAGGTGCGGCGATTGCCGTGGGCGGCCCGGACCGCAAAGGTGATACGCCCCTGCAGGTTTATCTGGGTGAGGATCATGGTGAAACCGAACTGTTCGGACGCCTGGTAGCCGCCGCGCTGGGCTGTGAAATAGACGTCCCGGACTATCGTTACGAATTGATGCCGGAAACCGATTGGGTTGCGGAAAGCCAGGCGGCATTGCCACCCTTGCAAGCGGGGCGTTTCTTCGTCCACGGCAGTCATGTCCAGGAAAGGCCGGCAGCGGGGGCCATTCCCTTGCTTGTGGAGGCGAATATTGCCTTCGGGACAGGCCGGCACGAGACGACGCGTGGCTGCCTTCTGGCTCTGTGCGATCTTGCCAAGCGTGGCCGCAAGACACGCGTTCTGGATTTGGGATGCGGTTCGGGAATTCTGGCCATGGGGGCAGCGCATCTGTGGCCGAAAGCCAGAATCCTCGCAACGGATAATGATCCAGGCTCGGTTCGAGTGGCCCGTGAAAATGCCGGGCTCAACCGGCTTTCCAGCAGGGTCCGGAGCTACTTCAGTCAAGGATATGCTCACCCGGCCATCAAGCGCGAAGGGCCCTATGACTTGATCGTGGCGAACATCCTGGCCGCACCACTTTGCCGTATGGCAACGGATACAGCACGCCATGCTAAGCCTGGCGGACACGTCATACTGTCGGGTCTGCTCTGGCATCAGGAGCGCTGGGTGCGCCAGCGTCATCGAGCTGCCGGACTTGTCCTGGAGGCACGCTACAAGCTGGGTGATTGGACCACCTTGCTGCTGCGTGCCCGGTAA
- a CDS encoding GNAT family N-acetyltransferase, producing MSESDSSYHARITHSLSDVPAADWDACAGTDNPFLTHAFLSALEESGCVSPETGWQPFHILLSDEDGRLQGASPLYLKNHSFGEYVFDWGWADAYERAGGQYYPKLQCGVPFTPVTGPRLLTATAEQPRYAQRLLISALSSVAEQTGVSSLHVTFPPHDEWEALTSAGFLARTGQQYHWYNQGYADFDDFLESLSSRKRKNIRKERARVRESDITLSTLTGDDLRSEHWEAFHRFYMNTTDRKWGQAYLSLEFFLQLSESMSNRIVLVLAYQDDEPVAGALNLRSDDCLYGRNWGCAADFRFLHFEACYYQAIDYAIANGLARVEAGAQGEHKIQRGYLPVETYSAHLIRDPALHDAVENYLRREREMVRHTIDQLQLESPYRKV from the coding sequence ATGTCCGAAAGCGACAGCAGTTATCATGCCAGAATCACGCACAGTCTGTCCGATGTTCCCGCTGCCGACTGGGATGCCTGCGCCGGAACCGACAACCCCTTCCTGACACATGCCTTCCTCTCGGCACTCGAGGAGAGCGGTTGCGTGTCACCCGAAACGGGTTGGCAGCCTTTTCACATCCTCCTGTCCGATGAGGACGGGCGCCTTCAGGGAGCAAGCCCTCTTTACCTGAAGAACCATTCCTTCGGGGAGTACGTCTTCGACTGGGGCTGGGCCGACGCCTACGAGCGCGCGGGTGGTCAGTACTACCCCAAGCTCCAGTGCGGTGTGCCTTTCACGCCTGTCACAGGACCAAGACTTCTGACTGCGACAGCCGAACAGCCCCGATACGCTCAACGCCTCCTGATCTCTGCCCTCTCCTCTGTCGCTGAACAAACGGGCGTTTCCTCCCTGCACGTGACCTTCCCACCCCACGACGAATGGGAAGCACTTACCTCGGCCGGCTTCCTGGCGCGCACCGGGCAACAGTATCATTGGTACAATCAGGGCTATGCCGACTTCGACGATTTCCTGGAATCCCTCTCCTCACGCAAGCGCAAGAACATACGTAAGGAACGTGCCCGTGTGCGTGAAAGCGATATAACGCTTAGCACGCTGACGGGTGATGACCTGCGCAGTGAGCATTGGGAAGCCTTTCACCGCTTCTACATGAACACCACGGATCGCAAATGGGGACAGGCCTACCTGTCGCTGGAATTCTTCCTGCAGCTATCCGAGTCAATGTCCAACAGGATTGTGCTGGTCCTTGCCTATCAGGATGACGAGCCCGTGGCCGGCGCCCTGAATCTGCGCAGTGACGATTGCCTCTACGGCCGCAACTGGGGTTGTGCAGCGGATTTCCGTTTCCTGCACTTCGAGGCCTGTTATTACCAAGCAATTGACTATGCCATTGCCAATGGTCTTGCGCGTGTGGAAGCCGGCGCTCAAGGTGAACACAAGATTCAACGCGGCTATCTGCCCGTGGAAACCTATAGTGCCCACCTTATACGGGATCCGGCATTACACGATGCCGTGGAAAACTATCTGAGACGCGAGCGCGAAATGGTCCGGCACACAATCGATCAGTTGCAGTTGGAAAGTCCCTACCGCAAGGTGTAG
- a CDS encoding 4-hydroxyproline epimerase: MEIKPNTFFCIDGHTCGNPVRLVAGGAPLLNGNSMSARRQDFLKRYDWIRTALMFEPRGHDMMSGSILMPPTHDDCDIAILFIETSGCLPMCGHGTIGTVTFALERGLVQPSESGQLKLDTPAGRVDAQYRQDSEGRVEAVRIRNVKSYLAVADQQVDCPELGPLKVDIAYGGNFYAIVEPQQNYPGLDSFTPAQILQVSPLLRQKLNEIVEVVHPEDPTIRGVSHILWTGEPRTEGAQARNAVFYGDRAIDRSPCGTGTSARMAQLVARGVLKPGDDFVHESIIGSLFRGRVEEATQIADTPAIVPSIEGWARMTGLNTIFVDARDPYAHGFQLA; this comes from the coding sequence ATGGAGATAAAGCCCAACACCTTCTTCTGTATTGATGGACACACCTGCGGAAATCCTGTCCGCTTGGTTGCCGGTGGTGCGCCCCTGCTGAACGGGAACAGCATGAGTGCGCGCCGGCAAGACTTCCTGAAGCGCTATGACTGGATTCGCACGGCATTGATGTTCGAGCCGCGCGGACACGACATGATGTCCGGCTCTATTCTGATGCCCCCGACGCACGATGACTGCGACATTGCCATCCTTTTCATCGAAACCAGTGGCTGCCTGCCCATGTGTGGCCATGGAACCATAGGGACTGTCACCTTCGCCCTTGAGCGAGGACTGGTCCAACCCAGCGAATCAGGCCAACTCAAGCTGGATACGCCTGCCGGGCGCGTGGATGCCCAGTATCGACAGGACAGTGAAGGCCGGGTCGAGGCTGTGCGTATCCGCAATGTGAAGAGCTACCTGGCCGTGGCCGATCAGCAGGTCGATTGCCCTGAACTTGGCCCGCTGAAGGTGGATATCGCCTACGGTGGTAATTTCTATGCCATTGTCGAACCACAGCAGAACTACCCGGGGCTGGATAGTTTCACACCCGCCCAGATCTTGCAGGTATCTCCCCTCCTGCGCCAAAAGCTGAATGAAATTGTCGAGGTGGTACATCCTGAGGATCCCACCATCCGCGGCGTCAGCCACATCCTCTGGACGGGTGAACCTCGCACCGAAGGGGCCCAGGCGCGCAATGCCGTCTTCTATGGTGACCGGGCCATCGACCGCAGCCCTTGCGGCACCGGCACTTCGGCACGCATGGCCCAACTTGTCGCACGCGGAGTTCTGAAGCCCGGCGACGACTTCGTGCACGAGAGCATTATCGGCAGCCTTTTCAGAGGCCGTGTCGAAGAAGCCACCCAGATCGCGGACACGCCGGCCATTGTGCCTTCCATCGAAGGCTGGGCACGCATGACCGGACTGAACACCATCTTTGTCGACGCGCGAGACCCCTACGCACACGGCTTTCAGCTGGCCTGA